One window of Chamaesiphon minutus PCC 6605 genomic DNA carries:
- a CDS encoding ABC transporter substrate-binding protein has protein sequence MNRWRHVSLVSIALLLVTSCSQSSNNSPTAIASSDEGRITVGTTQKPRTLDPADAYELRSIALIRNLSDRLYTYDPGSTELKPQLAITLPTVSPDGLTYTIPLRQGVVFHDGTPFNAAAMAFSLQRFIQNKGKPSSLLSDRIETITATGTYELTIKLKKPFSALASVLAFPGTCAVSPKAYKIGKNQFEANTFVGTGPYKLTEYGTDRVKLTAFDRYWGAKPLNRGVNLQIFNSNSANLYNSFRTGAVDVAFQSLEPDQVKSLEEGAKAGKWQSIAIDGSVTSYLILNVLQKPLDNPLVRQALAALIDRPTINERVLYGQGSPLYSILPSTFSVSQPVFKNAYGDGNIAKAKQLLTQAGFSPQNPAKIQIWYPSGSTPRRLTSGFLRAYAKQKLGGMLEIEPNTIESASFFKYASKNIYPATLQDWYPDFLDPDNFVQPFLECPKGSVAKGCEEGSSQSQGSFYYSDRMNQLLTAQGKETDPTKRKQIYADIQTLIQQDVPLIPLWQTKDFVFAKKGMSGIQLDPLQNLLYSQMKK, from the coding sequence ATGAATAGATGGCGTCATGTTAGCTTAGTTTCGATCGCGCTACTGTTGGTAACGAGTTGCTCGCAAAGCAGCAATAATTCGCCAACGGCGATCGCCAGTAGCGATGAAGGTAGAATTACGGTGGGGACGACGCAAAAACCGCGCACCCTCGATCCTGCGGATGCTTACGAACTGAGATCGATCGCCTTGATTCGGAATTTGAGCGACAGGTTGTATACTTACGATCCGGGTAGCACCGAACTCAAGCCCCAGCTAGCCATCACATTACCTACAGTTAGTCCCGATGGTTTGACTTATACCATTCCCTTGCGGCAGGGAGTCGTCTTTCACGATGGCACACCGTTTAATGCCGCTGCGATGGCTTTTTCGCTGCAACGGTTCATTCAAAATAAAGGTAAACCATCATCCCTATTATCCGATCGAATCGAGACAATTACCGCCACTGGAACTTATGAACTGACTATTAAACTCAAAAAACCCTTTAGTGCCCTGGCTTCAGTCTTGGCATTTCCTGGCACATGTGCGGTATCTCCTAAAGCTTATAAAATTGGTAAAAATCAATTTGAAGCTAATACCTTTGTCGGCACGGGGCCTTACAAACTTACAGAATATGGTACCGATCGGGTAAAATTAACCGCATTCGATCGCTATTGGGGTGCCAAACCACTCAATCGCGGCGTCAATCTCCAGATTTTCAACAGCAATTCCGCCAATCTCTATAACTCCTTCCGCACCGGAGCCGTCGATGTCGCCTTCCAATCTCTCGAACCCGATCAGGTTAAAAGTCTGGAAGAAGGAGCCAAAGCAGGCAAATGGCAATCGATCGCGATCGATGGTAGCGTGACTAGTTATCTGATCCTCAACGTCCTCCAGAAGCCCCTAGATAACCCCCTAGTCCGTCAAGCACTCGCCGCCTTAATCGATCGACCCACCATCAACGAACGCGTCTTGTACGGCCAGGGCAGCCCCTTATACAGCATCTTACCCAGCACCTTTAGCGTCTCCCAACCAGTTTTTAAAAACGCATATGGCGATGGTAATATCGCCAAAGCCAAACAACTCCTCACCCAAGCCGGATTTTCGCCTCAGAACCCCGCCAAAATCCAAATCTGGTATCCCTCCGGTTCCACCCCGCGCCGCCTCACGTCGGGCTTTCTACGCGCCTATGCCAAGCAAAAATTGGGCGGGATGCTAGAGATCGAACCCAACACGATCGAGTCGGCATCGTTCTTTAAATACGCCAGTAAGAATATTTATCCAGCCACCCTCCAAGACTGGTACCCCGACTTTCTCGATCCCGACAACTTCGTCCAACCTTTCCTCGAATGTCCCAAAGGCTCGGTGGCTAAAGGCTGCGAAGAGGGCAGCAGTCAATCGCAAGGCTCATTTTATTATAGCGATCGGATGAATCAACTCCTTACCGCCCAAGGCAAAGAAACAGACCCCACCAAACGCAAACAAATCTACGCTGATATTCAAACCCTCATTCAACAAGATGTCCCCCTAATTCCCCTCTGGCAAACCAAAGATTTTGTCTTCGCCAAAAAAGGCATGAGCGGCATCCAGCTCGATCCGCTTCAGAATTTGTTGTATTCGCAAATGAAGAAGTAG
- a CDS encoding four helix bundle protein has product MSKYIVRDKSFNFALRIIKSYKYLTEQKREYVLSKQVLRSGTAIGALIREAEQGESKADFIHKLAIALKEAKETEYWLDLLFHSDYIEEKSYESIHADVEELIKLLISIIKTSKNI; this is encoded by the coding sequence GTGAGTAAATATATTGTTAGAGATAAATCATTTAATTTCGCATTACGAATAATAAAATCATACAAATATCTGACAGAGCAAAAAAGAGAATATGTTTTAAGCAAGCAAGTGCTGCGAAGCGGTACAGCAATTGGAGCATTGATTAGAGAAGCTGAGCAAGGTGAGAGCAAGGCAGATTTTATTCATAAGTTGGCAATTGCTCTCAAAGAAGCTAAAGAGACAGAATATTGGCTAGATCTTTTATTTCATTCTGACTATATCGAAGAAAAAAGCTATGAATCTATCCATGCGGACGTAGAAGAGCTAATTAAACTACTAATTTCCATCATTAAAACATCTAAAAATATCTAA
- a CDS encoding sensor histidine kinase, with product MRVSPTSLQFRLTLELVTLSAIGVSAVAFWAGWQMEQNLVTSHKQLLEYVAMRFPEQVEMYSEGKTIEISLKRTIDKLSTSGVAIWVKEPNGKILSKSSGMNMPSIDLVNTISQTSAPVKPTIVQYGDRYLVLCGNPLTVNGMLVGKVYLSQDITTDRHQLTTGISRLIAIGLLAICLLTIAISQRIRKTLQPLAQMSQIASNVSADDLGAAKLELQQAPDEILGLATAFNEMTVRLSGAWEQQRQFVGNVSHELRTPLTVVLGYLQSLLRRGDNLSNHQQHAVETAIAETDRTIRMLQDLLDLARADSGNLHFRHSPVVLNTLVAEVIEMSQKVSKYPIEMMATTADIVALADQDRLMQVLINLVDNAIKYSNGDISISIAQTADLAIIHIRDRGIGIALEHQNRIFERFYRAEESSTRSRDGTGLGLAIVKSLIEGMNGKITLRSKPGEGSVFTIALPIWKSSP from the coding sequence ATGCGAGTTTCACCGACTTCATTACAGTTTCGGTTGACGCTAGAATTGGTGACTCTCTCGGCCATCGGGGTTAGTGCTGTCGCCTTCTGGGCGGGATGGCAGATGGAGCAAAATTTAGTAACCTCTCACAAGCAACTGCTAGAATACGTGGCAATGCGCTTTCCCGAACAGGTGGAAATGTATAGTGAAGGGAAAACTATTGAAATTAGTTTAAAACGAACGATCGATAAACTTTCGACATCGGGGGTAGCAATCTGGGTGAAAGAGCCTAATGGCAAGATTCTGAGCAAATCTTCAGGGATGAATATGCCATCGATCGATCTTGTCAACACCATTAGTCAAACATCAGCACCTGTCAAGCCGACGATTGTCCAATATGGCGATCGCTATCTGGTGTTGTGTGGAAATCCCCTGACCGTCAATGGTATGCTGGTGGGCAAAGTATATCTCTCTCAAGATATCACGACCGATCGACATCAATTAACTACTGGAATTAGTCGCCTAATTGCGATCGGACTGCTGGCAATTTGTCTGCTGACGATCGCCATCTCCCAGCGAATTCGCAAAACGCTTCAACCTTTGGCACAGATGAGCCAAATTGCCAGCAACGTTTCTGCTGACGATCTGGGTGCGGCTAAACTCGAACTTCAACAGGCTCCAGATGAGATTTTGGGACTGGCAACCGCTTTTAATGAGATGACAGTTAGATTATCAGGGGCATGGGAGCAACAGCGTCAATTTGTGGGTAATGTTTCTCACGAACTCCGCACACCGCTAACCGTGGTTTTAGGCTATCTGCAAAGTTTATTGCGGCGGGGTGACAATTTAAGCAATCACCAGCAACATGCTGTTGAAACAGCAATCGCCGAAACAGATCGGACGATCCGAATGCTGCAAGATTTACTCGATCTCGCCCGCGCCGATAGCGGCAATCTTCATTTTCGCCATAGCCCAGTCGTTCTAAATACATTGGTTGCTGAAGTCATCGAAATGAGCCAAAAAGTCAGCAAGTATCCGATTGAGATGATGGCAACTACAGCAGATATTGTTGCACTCGCCGACCAGGATCGACTGATGCAAGTTTTAATTAATCTCGTGGATAATGCGATTAAGTACTCGAATGGTGATATCTCGATCTCGATCGCACAAACCGCAGATCTGGCAATTATTCACATTCGAGATCGAGGAATTGGGATCGCTCTAGAACATCAAAACCGCATTTTCGAGCGTTTTTATCGAGCTGAAGAATCATCAACTCGCTCTAGGGATGGAACGGGTTTGGGTTTAGCGATCGTCAAAAGTTTAATTGAAGGAATGAATGGCAAAATTACACTGCGCTCGAAGCCAGGTGAAGGCAGTGTTTTTACAATTGCATTACCAATCTGGAAATCATCACCATGA
- a CDS encoding cytochrome c biogenesis protein CcdA, whose protein sequence is MKLEQEQDLESHPNGREKIHPKIAKKWVLFGGLALLGLVLALLITGPISQGIEHIISLAENRYQQWFSKQDTANPLVLVPLAFIGGLIASVSPCILALLPLNLSYIGTRNITSRGDAFVKAGLFVLGNVIILGLFGLVSSFAGAVMVEYRGHINMVVGAIILIMGFGLLGLIKIPLPQINVDGSNFGPFGVGLTFALVSSPCASPVLFAVLAAAGASGSQLLAVLTMASYAFGYTIIIFLASLLTGFAKQANLLLKHSQNITRFGSVSLILAGIYYLFTGAQWFFA, encoded by the coding sequence ATGAAATTAGAGCAAGAACAAGATCTTGAGTCGCACCCAAATGGGCGCGAAAAAATACATCCAAAGATCGCCAAGAAATGGGTTTTGTTCGGTGGTTTAGCACTACTGGGCTTGGTATTAGCATTACTGATTACTGGCCCAATTTCTCAAGGAATCGAACACATAATTTCACTTGCAGAAAACCGCTATCAGCAATGGTTTTCTAAACAAGATACGGCTAATCCATTAGTATTAGTGCCATTAGCTTTTATCGGCGGCTTAATCGCCAGTGTTTCCCCCTGTATTCTGGCACTGTTACCACTGAATTTGAGCTATATTGGCACCCGTAATATTACTTCTCGTGGTGATGCTTTTGTTAAAGCTGGATTGTTCGTACTCGGTAATGTCATCATTCTCGGTTTGTTTGGGTTAGTATCATCATTTGCTGGCGCAGTAATGGTGGAATATCGCGGTCATATTAATATGGTAGTCGGCGCGATTATACTAATTATGGGTTTTGGCCTATTAGGATTGATTAAAATCCCCTTACCCCAAATTAATGTCGATGGCTCAAATTTTGGCCCCTTTGGTGTGGGTTTAACATTTGCTTTAGTTAGTTCGCCTTGTGCGAGTCCAGTCTTATTTGCCGTTCTCGCTGCCGCAGGTGCTAGCGGTTCCCAATTACTCGCCGTACTGACAATGGCAAGTTATGCCTTTGGTTATACGATTATTATCTTTCTAGCTAGTTTGCTAACTGGTTTTGCCAAGCAAGCAAATCTACTATTAAAACATTCACAGAATATTACCAGATTTGGTAGTGTATCTCTAATTTTGGCAGGGATTTACTATCTATTTACTGGGGCACAATGGTTTTTCGCTTAG
- a CDS encoding thioredoxin family protein → MSASTFPQGRPAFEQLKSDSNKLILVEVSAPHCSSCDTLRPILHQLATEQNGNFDLVEIDMTEEPDLAIDLGIRSVPTVVLFKDGQLLEKIVGLKPKKLYIETIQKWVR, encoded by the coding sequence ATGTCAGCATCAACTTTTCCCCAAGGTCGTCCAGCTTTTGAACAATTGAAAAGTGACTCTAATAAACTAATTCTAGTCGAAGTGAGCGCGCCGCACTGTAGCTCTTGCGATACGCTCAGACCTATTTTGCATCAACTAGCCACCGAACAAAATGGCAACTTCGATCTAGTAGAAATCGATATGACTGAAGAACCAGATCTCGCGATCGATCTCGGCATTCGTAGCGTTCCAACTGTCGTTTTATTTAAAGATGGTCAATTGCTAGAAAAAATTGTGGGACTAAAGCCTAAAAAGTTATATATAGAAACAATTCAGAAATGGGTTCGCTAA
- a CDS encoding GTPase family protein, translating into MQLKPWQWAVLISPIAIVVIFLLIAAGTKIHEWGLNWIWAVFTLLLVGWRWLLVRWTQASIGKSADVIAAASRELEAITANATPLTGDAAERVTAVLQQVINESQLDRPIWEDWTTFWARCQELIVAIAKIYHPEVKYPLLNIYVTQAYGLIRGTTDDMDAWMQKLAPALDRVTIAQTYEAYETYQKLAPSAQKLLKVWNWAQWVLNPVSAIARTTTQKSANLADRQLLVNLGQLTREAALTNLCRQAVALYSGKIQALPAIATKAPAAATTQTLREILVAAEPQERIEQKPIDILLVGRTGAGKSSLINTLFAADLAVVDVLPSTDRIQNYHWETPSGESLTLWDSPGYEQASREDLRDRVLEYAGTADLLLLVTPALDPALQMDRDFLEELKKTVPDLPVITIVTQVDRVRPVREWTPPYDWQWGTRPKEVAIREATAYRSEFLAEYCDLVLPVVNSNSDRAAWGLDTLSLALLEKIEPSKQIRLARFLSNLDARILAAAQIIDRYSLQMTTTQGLTQLLKSPVLEFISTMTTGSSALAQLLAAQIPVEQLPVVVGKLQMAYDLHSLLNTSQTKAIKFDLLSLWPLLLNNTAAPNLNAYAFGHALVEYWTRSLTTAQFQARFEYYLQANNRSTI; encoded by the coding sequence ATGCAATTGAAACCTTGGCAGTGGGCTGTTTTAATATCGCCGATCGCGATTGTCGTCATTTTTCTGCTGATTGCGGCGGGAACCAAAATTCATGAATGGGGATTAAATTGGATTTGGGCGGTATTTACCTTGCTGTTGGTGGGGTGGCGATGGTTGTTAGTACGCTGGACGCAAGCCTCGATCGGGAAAAGCGCGGATGTAATTGCCGCAGCCAGTCGCGAACTCGAAGCGATTACTGCCAATGCGACGCCACTGACTGGAGATGCCGCCGAACGCGTCACTGCGGTGCTGCAACAGGTAATTAATGAGTCACAACTCGATCGACCGATTTGGGAAGATTGGACGACATTTTGGGCGCGGTGTCAGGAATTGATTGTCGCCATTGCCAAGATTTATCATCCCGAAGTCAAATACCCGTTGCTCAACATCTATGTTACCCAAGCTTATGGACTGATTCGGGGTACCACGGATGATATGGATGCTTGGATGCAAAAACTCGCACCCGCACTCGATCGCGTGACGATCGCGCAGACGTATGAGGCTTACGAGACGTATCAAAAATTAGCACCATCGGCGCAAAAACTCTTAAAAGTGTGGAACTGGGCGCAATGGGTACTCAATCCCGTCTCGGCGATCGCCAGAACGACCACTCAGAAGTCCGCTAACCTTGCCGATCGCCAGTTGTTAGTAAATTTAGGTCAATTGACTCGCGAAGCGGCCTTGACGAACCTTTGTCGTCAGGCTGTGGCTCTATATAGTGGCAAGATCCAAGCTTTACCAGCGATCGCGACTAAAGCTCCAGCGGCGGCGACTACTCAAACTCTGCGCGAGATCCTCGTCGCTGCCGAACCTCAAGAACGCATCGAACAAAAACCGATCGATATTTTGCTAGTCGGACGCACGGGTGCGGGGAAAAGCAGTCTAATTAATACATTATTCGCGGCAGATTTAGCCGTCGTGGATGTCTTGCCGAGTACGGATCGGATTCAAAATTATCACTGGGAGACTCCTAGTGGTGAGAGCCTGACGCTGTGGGATAGTCCTGGCTACGAGCAAGCCAGTCGGGAGGATTTGCGCGATCGGGTATTAGAATATGCAGGAACGGCGGATTTACTATTATTAGTTACTCCCGCGCTCGATCCGGCGTTACAGATGGATCGGGATTTTTTGGAGGAGCTAAAGAAAACGGTTCCAGATTTACCCGTTATTACGATCGTGACTCAAGTCGATCGCGTGCGTCCGGTGCGGGAGTGGACGCCGCCTTATGATTGGCAATGGGGGACGCGTCCTAAGGAAGTTGCCATTCGGGAAGCGACGGCTTATCGGAGTGAATTTTTAGCGGAATATTGCGATCTGGTTTTACCTGTTGTTAATAGTAATAGCGACCGAGCGGCGTGGGGTTTAGATACCTTATCATTGGCTTTGCTGGAGAAGATCGAGCCGAGCAAACAAATTCGGTTGGCGCGCTTTTTAAGCAATCTAGATGCACGGATCTTGGCGGCGGCGCAAATTATCGATCGATACAGTCTCCAGATGACGACGACGCAGGGACTCACCCAATTGCTCAAAAGTCCGGTGCTGGAGTTTATCTCGACAATGACGACTGGTTCTTCTGCACTGGCGCAATTACTCGCCGCCCAAATTCCCGTCGAACAGTTGCCCGTGGTCGTCGGCAAGTTACAAATGGCCTACGATCTGCACTCACTCTTGAATACCAGCCAAACTAAAGCAATTAAATTCGACTTATTATCGCTGTGGCCGTTATTACTAAATAACACCGCCGCGCCGAATCTCAATGCCTATGCTTTCGGTCATGCACTCGTAGAATATTGGACGCGATCGCTGACTACAGCGCAATTTCAGGCACGGTTTGAGTACTATTTGCAGGCTAATAACAGATCGACAATCTAA
- the trxB gene encoding thioredoxin-disulfide reductase, with product MIEKLVIIGSGPAGYTAAIYAGRAQLQPLMFEGFVVGGLPGGQLMTTTEVENFPGFPEGIQGPHLMKEMRQQAVRWGAKLITDDVVRVNFSYRPFTIATDDLEIKAQAVIICTGATAKRLHIVGEQQFWNNGISACAICDGTNPLFKNVEIAVVGGGDSAAEEALYLTKYASKVHMLVRSDRLRASKIMQERVLKHDKIRVHWQALPISADGDDVLRNVQIQDQKSGVITELKVGGLFYAIGHTPNTQLFQDILDLDDKGYIKTIGKSTATNIAGVWAAGDVQDHIYRQAITAAGTGCMAALEAERWLAEIY from the coding sequence ATGATAGAAAAGCTCGTAATTATTGGTTCGGGTCCAGCAGGTTATACGGCAGCAATCTATGCCGGACGCGCTCAATTGCAACCATTGATGTTTGAAGGTTTTGTGGTTGGAGGATTGCCAGGTGGTCAATTAATGACTACCACAGAAGTGGAGAATTTCCCTGGCTTTCCAGAGGGAATTCAGGGGCCACATTTGATGAAAGAAATGCGCCAGCAAGCTGTTCGCTGGGGGGCAAAATTAATTACTGATGATGTAGTTAGAGTCAATTTTAGTTATAGACCATTTACGATCGCGACTGATGACCTAGAAATAAAAGCTCAAGCGGTAATTATTTGTACTGGTGCAACTGCCAAGCGACTGCATATTGTGGGAGAACAGCAATTTTGGAATAATGGGATCTCTGCCTGTGCAATTTGCGATGGTACAAATCCCTTATTTAAAAATGTAGAAATTGCGGTAGTTGGCGGTGGTGATTCGGCAGCGGAAGAGGCCTTGTATTTAACTAAATATGCCAGCAAAGTACATATGTTAGTCAGAAGCGATCGATTGCGAGCTTCTAAAATTATGCAGGAGCGGGTTTTAAAACATGATAAAATTCGAGTGCATTGGCAAGCATTACCAATTAGTGCTGATGGCGATGATGTCCTTCGTAACGTGCAGATTCAAGACCAAAAATCTGGCGTAATAACTGAGTTAAAAGTTGGTGGTTTATTTTACGCGATCGGACATACGCCCAATACCCAACTTTTTCAAGACATATTAGATTTAGACGATAAAGGTTATATCAAAACCATTGGTAAATCCACTGCCACCAATATTGCAGGTGTATGGGCTGCTGGTGATGTCCAAGACCACATCTACCGTCAAGCAATTACGGCGGCTGGTACTGGCTGTATGGCAGCACTAGAAGCCGAACGCTGGTTAGCCGAAATTTATTAA
- a CDS encoding thioredoxin domain-containing protein: MKVQFLATFAAISLLSVTAVAPTIFFGTNAAVAGCAGKTNPCAAKPNPCAGKKTSNSVGGPLAKQLQGKPVVVDIYASWCPACKNIAPTVSKIKQQYGNKITFVTLDVSDKSSSAKAEATAKKLGLSKFFAANKTQTGSLTIVDPATGNILGQERNNAELTAYSTVLDSAISKK; the protein is encoded by the coding sequence ATGAAAGTTCAATTTCTTGCTACATTTGCGGCGATCTCATTACTGAGCGTTACTGCCGTTGCTCCGACCATCTTCTTTGGTACAAACGCTGCGGTTGCTGGTTGTGCGGGTAAAACAAATCCTTGTGCTGCTAAACCCAATCCATGTGCTGGTAAAAAAACTTCTAATTCTGTTGGTGGCCCCTTGGCAAAACAATTACAAGGGAAGCCAGTCGTTGTCGATATCTATGCTAGTTGGTGCCCCGCTTGCAAAAATATTGCCCCCACTGTTTCCAAAATCAAGCAGCAGTACGGTAACAAAATCACTTTCGTGACATTAGATGTATCTGACAAATCTAGCTCTGCTAAAGCTGAAGCCACGGCTAAAAAATTGGGTTTGAGTAAGTTTTTTGCAGCTAATAAAACTCAAACTGGTTCGCTGACGATCGTCGATCCAGCCACCGGGAATATCTTAGGACAGGAACGTAACAATGCCGAGCTAACTGCTTATTCAACCGTATTAGATTCGGCGATCTCCAAAAAATAG
- a CDS encoding response regulator transcription factor, giving the protein MNDRILLVEDDPKLAGLIEEELTLEGYQVTVAQNGLDGLTMARNIQPDLLILDWMLPGISGLDLCLRLRSTGIQVPIIMLTAKDEIPDRVAGLNAGADDYVTKPFSIEELLARVKARLRRLQSEDIDRFEFEDLTLNRLTREVYRQGKIVELTAKEFDLLEYLLRHPRQVMTREQILEKVWGYDFMGESNIIEVYIRALRLKLEVNNPKRLLYTIRGVGYVLKEYV; this is encoded by the coding sequence ATGAACGATCGAATTCTTTTAGTTGAAGATGACCCAAAACTAGCAGGGTTAATTGAAGAAGAATTAACATTAGAAGGCTATCAGGTGACTGTCGCCCAAAATGGCTTAGACGGATTAACGATGGCCCGAAATATCCAGCCCGATCTGTTGATTTTAGATTGGATGTTACCAGGAATTTCTGGACTAGACCTGTGTCTGCGTTTGCGATCGACTGGAATTCAGGTACCGATTATTATGCTCACTGCCAAAGATGAAATTCCCGATCGAGTTGCCGGATTAAATGCTGGAGCGGATGATTATGTCACTAAACCCTTCAGTATCGAAGAATTATTAGCAAGAGTAAAAGCCAGACTACGACGGTTGCAGTCTGAGGATATCGATCGATTTGAATTTGAAGACCTAACGCTCAATCGTCTCACTCGTGAGGTTTATCGACAGGGGAAAATAGTCGAATTAACTGCCAAAGAATTCGATTTATTAGAATATTTACTCCGACATCCTCGCCAAGTAATGACCCGCGAACAAATTTTGGAAAAAGTTTGGGGATATGATTTTATGGGCGAGTCGAACATTATTGAAGTCTACATTCGTGCCCTACGGCTCAAATTAGAGGTAAATAATCCCAAACGCCTGCTATATACGATTCGTGGTGTGGGATATGTGTTGAAAGAATATGTATAA
- a CDS encoding spondin domain-containing protein: MQTQLTIEIENLAPTKGTLLTPVWFGFHNGMFDTYDRGRPASLGVERISEDGTVSVIGAEFLQSGFGTVAGVVTGPLVGAPGPIDPGETGSFTVTLDASNPNSRYFNYASMVLPSNDFFIANGNERAHEIFDAKGNFLGADFIVLGSQVLDAGTEVNDEIPANTAFFGQSAPNTGTTENGVVRAATGFIPGGAILSDPRFVNGDFTAPDYKIARFRIFNTITGTDGSDNLTGTKQDDLINGGAGDDNLRGELGNDKLVGGLGNDRLHGGNGNDYLYGNEGDDTLFGGNGNDTLFGGSGFNRLTGGAGSDVFTLSEGEGFDTIIDFNLGSGDRIGLSNGLNFGDLTISGVGRNTVISFGNDELAILRNVSAADITGSAFV, encoded by the coding sequence ATGCAAACTCAACTCACCATTGAAATCGAAAATCTGGCACCGACTAAAGGTACCTTGCTCACGCCTGTTTGGTTTGGATTTCATAATGGTATGTTCGATACATACGATCGCGGTCGCCCTGCTTCTCTGGGGGTAGAGCGAATTTCTGAAGATGGTACCGTTAGCGTTATTGGTGCTGAGTTCCTCCAGTCAGGATTTGGAACTGTTGCTGGAGTGGTTACTGGGCCATTAGTAGGCGCGCCTGGTCCGATCGATCCAGGTGAAACAGGCTCTTTTACGGTAACTTTGGATGCCAGCAATCCCAACAGCCGCTATTTTAACTATGCTTCGATGGTTCTCCCCAGCAATGACTTTTTCATTGCCAATGGTAACGAGCGCGCCCATGAGATCTTTGATGCTAAAGGCAACTTCCTCGGTGCCGATTTCATTGTACTCGGCAGCCAAGTTTTAGATGCTGGTACCGAAGTCAATGATGAAATCCCCGCCAATACTGCCTTCTTTGGACAGTCAGCCCCCAATACGGGTACTACCGAAAATGGGGTGGTTCGCGCGGCGACTGGATTTATTCCAGGTGGTGCGATTTTGAGCGATCCTCGATTTGTCAATGGTGATTTTACTGCACCTGACTACAAAATCGCTCGGTTCCGCATCTTCAACACCATCACTGGTACCGATGGCAGCGACAATCTGACCGGAACCAAACAAGACGATCTGATTAATGGGGGTGCTGGGGACGATAACTTACGCGGTGAACTGGGCAACGATAAGCTAGTCGGCGGACTTGGGAACGATCGTCTCCACGGAGGCAATGGTAATGATTATTTGTATGGCAATGAAGGTGATGATACCCTGTTTGGTGGCAACGGCAACGATACTCTGTTTGGTGGCAGCGGATTCAATCGGTTAACAGGTGGTGCTGGCAGCGATGTGTTCACCCTCTCTGAAGGCGAAGGCTTTGACACCATTATTGATTTTAATCTTGGCAGTGGCGATCGCATCGGGTTGTCAAATGGTCTCAACTTCGGCGATCTGACAATCTCTGGAGTTGGTCGTAACACGGTGATTAGTTTTGGTAATGATGAACTGGCAATTTTGAGAAATGTCAGTGCTGCTGACATTACGGGATCTGCTTTCGTCTAA